The following are from one region of the Rosettibacter firmus genome:
- the nadC gene encoding carboxylating nicotinate-nucleotide diphosphorylase, with translation MNKKEILKIVKIALQEDIGSGDITTNLIVSNNQKGFATIYAKEDGIVAGLFVARLVFKTLDDKIIFKALTEDGNKISCGEKLAEIKGNLKSLLTGERVALNFLQRMSGIATITSKFVKQLEGTNTRLLDTRKTVPGLRMLDKYSVKIGGGTNHRFGLYDMVLIKDNHIKAAGSITKAITLVKSKLKNKIKIEVETTNLEEVKEALANKVDIIMLDNMSIDTMKEAIKLINGKVKTEASGNITLENIREIALTGVDFISVGALTHSVKALDISMKIENV, from the coding sequence ATGAATAAAAAAGAGATTTTAAAAATTGTAAAAATTGCTCTACAAGAAGATATTGGAAGTGGAGATATCACCACAAATTTAATTGTATCCAACAATCAAAAGGGATTTGCAACAATTTATGCTAAAGAAGATGGCATTGTTGCTGGTTTATTTGTAGCTCGTCTTGTATTCAAAACTCTTGATGATAAAATTATCTTTAAAGCATTAACTGAAGATGGTAATAAAATATCTTGTGGTGAGAAGTTAGCAGAGATAAAAGGAAATTTAAAATCATTGCTAACTGGTGAACGAGTGGCTTTGAATTTTTTACAACGAATGAGTGGTATTGCAACAATTACATCAAAATTTGTAAAGCAACTTGAAGGAACAAATACCAGACTTCTTGATACTCGCAAAACTGTGCCAGGTTTAAGAATGCTTGATAAATATTCAGTTAAAATTGGTGGTGGAACAAATCATCGCTTTGGACTTTACGATATGGTGTTAATTAAAGATAATCATATTAAAGCTGCAGGAAGTATTACAAAAGCAATAACTTTGGTTAAAAGTAAACTAAAAAATAAAATTAAAATTGAAGTTGAAACAACGAATCTTGAAGAAGTAAAAGAAGCTCTTGCAAATAAAGTTGATATTATTATGCTCGATAATATGTCAATTGATACAATGAAAGAAGCTATTAAATTAATAAATGGTAAAGTAAAAACTGAAGCATCTGGAAATATTACATTAGAAAACATAAGGGAAATAGCATTAACAGGAGTTGATTTTATTTCAGTTGGAGCTCTCACTCATTCTGTTAAAGCTCTTGATATAAGTATGAAAATAGAAAATGTTTAA
- a CDS encoding thioredoxin family protein, producing MLKTNLNHILSEEQYNKILSENEYVMICCGRMGPMCIPVYQAMQELENEYKHVKFFDMEFDIPDAKVIRNLPECKGFAGLPFTVYYKNGKVVKATSSIQTKEQIKEILDNYFEK from the coding sequence ATGCTCAAAACAAACTTAAATCATATTTTATCAGAAGAACAATACAATAAAATCCTCAGTGAAAATGAATATGTAATGATATGCTGTGGTAGAATGGGACCAATGTGTATTCCTGTATATCAAGCTATGCAAGAATTAGAAAATGAATATAAGCATGTAAAATTTTTTGATATGGAATTTGACATTCCAGATGCTAAAGTTATTAGAAATTTACCTGAATGCAAAGGATTTGCAGGTTTACCATTTACAGTATATTATAAAAATGGCAAAGTTGTAAAAGCTACCAGCAGCATTCAAACAAAAGAACAAATTAAAGAAATACTCGATAACTATTTTGAAAAATAA
- a CDS encoding pyridoxal phosphate-dependent aminotransferase: MSLSQIARSIKPSPTLALNEKAAILREKGEPVIHLGGGEPKSRAPMDAILAAVNALNSGEVRYAPADGIPDLKKAIIRYTEEFYHRKVYPENVIASGGAKQAIMVALQALLNPQEEVIFPAPYWVSYPDMVKLCGAIPVPVLPEDGTFYPRLKDIEQRVSSYTKVIIINSPNNPTGAYYSEEFIADIVDFCERRGIYLIMDDIYHRLLFDGKKTYSAYDYTKKSIEESKLIIINGVSKQYAMTGFRIGWAVGNKKLIEAMANIQGHQTSGPSVLLQKAAVGALNGIQSSVESLRVTLENNRNVLIDQLRSFSGVKVHVPDGTFYCFADFSAYEKDSQKLSNFLIDKVMVLTVPGKEFGLDGHLRISFCGTIKDITEGIERMKWALDPNSPNELYIGDRKLVRDWS, from the coding sequence ATGAGCCTAAGTCAAATAGCGAGATCTATTAAACCCTCCCCCACTTTAGCTCTCAATGAAAAAGCAGCAATTTTAAGGGAAAAAGGGGAGCCAGTAATTCATCTGGGTGGAGGAGAGCCTAAAAGCAGAGCTCCAATGGATGCAATTTTAGCTGCAGTTAATGCATTAAATTCAGGCGAAGTTCGTTATGCTCCTGCAGATGGAATTCCAGATTTAAAAAAAGCAATTATTCGTTATACCGAAGAATTTTATCATCGCAAGGTTTATCCAGAAAATGTAATTGCTTCTGGTGGTGCTAAACAAGCAATTATGGTTGCACTTCAAGCTTTATTAAATCCACAGGAAGAAGTAATCTTTCCAGCACCTTATTGGGTTAGTTATCCAGATATGGTTAAATTGTGTGGTGCAATACCTGTCCCTGTTTTGCCAGAAGATGGAACATTTTATCCACGTCTTAAAGATATTGAGCAAAGAGTCAGTTCATATACTAAAGTGATTATAATAAATAGCCCAAATAATCCAACAGGTGCATATTATTCAGAAGAGTTTATTGCTGATATAGTCGATTTTTGTGAACGGAGAGGAATTTATTTAATAATGGATGATATTTATCATCGCCTTTTATTTGATGGCAAAAAAACATATAGTGCTTACGACTATACAAAAAAATCTATTGAAGAATCAAAGCTTATTATAATTAATGGAGTATCTAAACAATATGCTATGACAGGTTTTAGAATTGGATGGGCTGTTGGAAATAAAAAATTAATTGAAGCAATGGCAAATATTCAGGGACATCAAACTTCGGGTCCATCGGTACTTTTACAGAAAGCAGCAGTTGGTGCTCTAAATGGAATTCAATCGAGTGTAGAAAGTTTAAGAGTTACATTGGAAAATAATCGCAATGTTCTTATCGATCAATTACGTTCTTTCTCTGGAGTAAAAGTTCATGTGCCAGATGGAACTTTTTATTGCTTTGCAGATTTTTCTGCTTATGAAAAAGATTCACAGAAACTCTCAAACTTTTTAATAGATAAAGTTATGGTTCTTACTGTTCCAGGAAAAGAATTTGGATTGGATGGGCATCTTAGAATTAGTTTTTGTGGAACTATTAAAGATATCACCGAAGGTATTGAAAGAATGAAATGGGCATTAGATCCAAATTCTCCAAACGAACTTTACATTGGCGATAGAAAATTAGTGAGGGATTGGTCATGA
- the pckA gene encoding phosphoenolpyruvate carboxykinase (ATP) — protein sequence MSKYLEFNTPASKQAMELASDFRLKNQGLTYLDRVYWNLPEEALYEEAIFRNEGKIVKGGALLVNTGKHTARAAADKFVVREESTEKDIWWGIYNRPYSHEKWSQLVARLQAWAQGEEFFVQDVYAGADPDYRMPVRIITEKAWHSLFARNMFITTNDRDELKNFVPDFTVIAVPGFKVDPITDGTRTDTAIIINFLQRTAIIANTLYAGEIKKSVFTVLNYLLTYEDVLPMHCSANVGEKGDVALFFGLSGTGKTTLSADPKRRLIGDDEHGWSSQGVFNFEGGCYAKVIRLSAEHEPQIYETTHKFGTILENVVFDPVSRKVDLDDDTITENTRASYPIEFIPNVIEEGYVRSHPKNIIFLTCDATGVMPPIARLTPEQAQYHFISGYTSKIAGTEVGLGIEPQITFSACFGAPFMVRHPFEYAEMLKQRILKHKANVWLVNTGWVGGRFGVGKRISIRHTRNLLNAALEGKLDNVKYRKDKLFGYEIPMSCPDVPEEVLYPERSWGDKNEYWKKYDALAARFIENFKLFENGCSQEVKNAGPKRLSQIEVK from the coding sequence ATGAGTAAATATCTTGAATTTAATACACCTGCAAGCAAACAGGCAATGGAGCTTGCATCGGACTTTAGATTAAAAAATCAGGGTCTAACTTATCTCGACAGAGTTTACTGGAATTTGCCAGAAGAAGCTTTGTACGAAGAAGCAATTTTTAGAAACGAAGGTAAAATTGTAAAGGGTGGTGCATTACTCGTAAATACTGGAAAACACACGGCAAGAGCAGCAGCAGATAAATTTGTTGTTAGAGAAGAATCCACCGAAAAAGATATCTGGTGGGGAATTTATAATCGACCATATAGCCATGAAAAATGGTCTCAACTTGTAGCACGTCTTCAAGCCTGGGCACAAGGAGAAGAATTTTTTGTTCAGGATGTTTATGCTGGTGCAGATCCCGATTATCGAATGCCTGTTAGAATTATTACAGAAAAAGCATGGCATTCTCTTTTTGCAAGAAATATGTTTATTACAACTAATGATAGAGATGAACTTAAAAATTTTGTTCCCGATTTTACAGTAATAGCTGTTCCTGGATTTAAAGTTGATCCAATTACCGATGGTACAAGAACCGATACAGCAATTATTATTAATTTTCTTCAACGAACAGCAATTATTGCTAATACACTTTATGCAGGTGAAATTAAAAAATCTGTTTTTACTGTATTAAACTATTTACTTACTTATGAAGATGTTCTTCCAATGCATTGCTCTGCAAATGTTGGAGAAAAAGGTGATGTGGCTTTGTTCTTTGGTTTAAGTGGTACTGGGAAAACAACACTTTCTGCCGATCCTAAACGAAGATTAATAGGAGACGACGAACATGGCTGGAGTTCGCAGGGTGTCTTTAATTTTGAAGGAGGATGTTATGCAAAAGTAATTCGACTTTCTGCTGAACATGAACCACAAATCTATGAAACCACTCATAAATTTGGGACAATTTTAGAAAATGTTGTTTTTGATCCTGTCTCAAGAAAAGTTGATCTTGATGACGATACAATAACAGAAAATACTCGTGCTTCTTATCCAATTGAATTTATTCCCAATGTAATTGAAGAAGGTTATGTTAGAAGTCATCCAAAAAATATAATCTTTTTAACATGCGATGCTACAGGCGTTATGCCCCCTATCGCAAGATTAACTCCTGAACAGGCTCAATACCATTTTATTAGTGGTTATACATCTAAAATTGCTGGTACCGAAGTTGGTTTGGGTATTGAACCACAAATTACTTTTTCTGCTTGCTTCGGTGCTCCTTTTATGGTTCGTCATCCTTTTGAATATGCAGAAATGTTGAAACAAAGAATCTTGAAACACAAAGCAAATGTATGGCTTGTAAATACAGGCTGGGTTGGTGGTCGATTTGGTGTTGGAAAAAGAATTAGTATACGTCATACCAGAAATTTATTGAATGCTGCCCTTGAAGGAAAATTAGATAATGTTAAATATCGTAAAGATAAATTGTTTGGTTACGAAATTCCTATGAGCTGTCCAGATGTACCAGAAGAAGTTCTTTATCCAGAAAGGTCATGGGGAGATAAAAATGAATACTGGAAAAAATATGATGCTCTTGCTGCACGTTTTATAGAGAATTTTAAATTGTTTGAAAATGGTTGCTCGCAAGAAGTAAAAAATGCTGGACCAAAACGATTATCACAAATCGAAGTTAAATAA
- the nadB gene encoding L-aspartate oxidase yields MDNFHFDYVIIGAGLSGLYSAYLASKYGTVALITKTTIEISNSYLAQGGIAAALGEDDSPELHFEDTIKAGAGLCNKEAVNILVVEGRERVKELINLGMQFDKDNNEISFGLEGGHSRKRVLHASGDATGREVVNFILKFIYDNNRIKIFENTLIYKLIIKNNECSGVYAYNHIDNKSFIVTGNVTILATGGASAIYSNTTNPHTSIGEGLYLAYDAGAIIESMEFIQFHPTTFYTGTDETFLISEALRGEGAILVNSNGERFLLEKNLTELDTRDIVSEAIFEELKKTGESKVYLKLDHLDKNKIKNRFSYIYQEALKYGIDITKDLVPVTPAAHYMVGGIKTGVNAETNIFRLYAVGEVASTGVHGANRLASNSLLECLVFSKRAIDHSLNVIKKNADRFFQQTHPEFRIDNNMKEYFIEVRNKIAKLLWNNVGILRNKNDLMIALNEIDNISNNFLHDDSEYYSSRIISLINVARMITLSALLREESRGCHKRIDYPSTNDRFKQVIILQKNKEPEFVPLL; encoded by the coding sequence ATGGATAATTTTCATTTTGATTATGTAATTATTGGTGCTGGACTTTCTGGTTTATATTCTGCTTATCTTGCATCGAAATATGGTACTGTTGCATTAATTACTAAAACCACAATTGAAATAAGTAATTCATACCTTGCTCAGGGTGGTATTGCTGCTGCACTTGGAGAAGATGATTCTCCTGAACTTCATTTCGAAGATACTATTAAGGCAGGTGCAGGTTTATGCAACAAAGAGGCTGTAAATATTCTTGTAGTTGAAGGCAGAGAAAGAGTTAAAGAACTTATCAATTTGGGAATGCAATTCGACAAGGATAACAATGAAATTTCTTTTGGCTTAGAAGGTGGACATAGCAGAAAAAGAGTTCTTCATGCATCTGGCGATGCTACAGGAAGAGAAGTAGTTAATTTTATTCTTAAATTCATTTATGATAATAATAGAATTAAAATTTTTGAAAATACTTTAATCTATAAACTCATAATTAAAAATAATGAATGCTCTGGTGTTTATGCATACAATCACATTGATAATAAAAGTTTTATAGTAACAGGTAATGTTACAATTTTGGCAACTGGAGGTGCTTCGGCTATTTATTCAAATACAACTAATCCACATACATCTATTGGAGAAGGTTTATATTTAGCCTATGATGCTGGAGCAATAATCGAAAGTATGGAATTTATTCAATTTCATCCTACAACTTTTTATACAGGTACAGACGAAACTTTCTTGATTAGCGAGGCTCTTCGAGGTGAAGGTGCTATTCTTGTTAATAGTAATGGTGAGAGATTTTTGCTGGAAAAAAATCTAACAGAATTAGATACAAGAGATATAGTCTCAGAAGCAATTTTTGAAGAACTTAAAAAAACTGGAGAATCGAAAGTCTACTTAAAACTTGACCATCTTGATAAAAATAAAATAAAAAATAGATTTTCTTACATTTATCAAGAAGCATTAAAATACGGAATCGATATTACAAAAGATCTTGTGCCAGTTACACCAGCAGCACATTATATGGTTGGTGGAATTAAAACAGGTGTTAATGCAGAAACAAATATTTTTCGTCTTTATGCAGTTGGCGAAGTTGCTTCTACTGGAGTTCATGGTGCTAATAGATTGGCAAGCAATTCATTGCTTGAATGCCTTGTCTTTTCTAAACGAGCAATTGATCATTCATTAAATGTAATTAAGAAAAATGCCGATAGATTCTTTCAACAGACTCATCCTGAATTTAGAATTGATAATAATATGAAAGAATATTTTATTGAAGTAAGAAACAAAATTGCAAAACTACTATGGAATAACGTAGGTATTTTAAGAAATAAAAATGATTTAATGATTGCATTAAACGAAATTGATAACATATCAAATAATTTTTTACACGACGATTCTGAATATTATAGCAGTAGAATAATAAGTTTAATTAATGTTGCCAGAATGATTACTTTGAGTGCACTTTTACGAGAAGAAAGTAGGGGATGTCATAAAAGAATTGATTATCCCAGCACAAATGATAGATTTAAACAAGTAATTATTTTACAAAAAAATAAAGAACCAGAGTTTGTTCCTTTATTATGA